The following are encoded together in the Hyalangium minutum genome:
- a CDS encoding beta-ketoacyl synthase N-terminal-like domain-containing protein, translating to MTRPRGTDGAIAIVGLACRFPSAPDQHAFWANLLNETDLIRLTPAERWYWSTVRSIESENGSQPGSYLDDVDRFDAPFFHITGREAGWMDPHHRIMLELAWACLEDAAHTPSSLRGKAVGVYVGASSQDWRPLLEASSSPAEGYTALGAAASFVTSRISYFFNFKGPSLAIDTACSSSLVALHRAVRDIRLGECEQALVGGVNLNLIPAPGICFSRAGMLSPRGRCRTFDEGADGYVRGEGAAMLLLKPLAQARADGDRIYGTVYGSAMNHGGAAPTVTSPNPYSQSSVIAEAFRDAGIPPDRVSYVETHGTGTPLGDPIEIAGLKRALSALAREHGVELAPGSVGLGAVKTHLGHLEAAAGIAGVVKVLLCLGHGKRVGLQGFEKPNSRLRLDGSPLFLIGKPVQWPAGDRVAGVSSFGFGGVNAHVVLGDPPAEASGPQATPGTGHRAHCLVLSAANDVTLRARCRDLLSLLEGRAPRPIGLSPHDEGGLLSLIYTLQVGREPLPARLASPVQSIADVIDVLSGWLAGKPGPLAVHGNAGAPPASPESPPRLEDAPEVWCRRWVQGTEVDWALLYPYGRPLRMGLPSYPFEDHRYWAFEQPRSWKNPVETLAERPTETAALTALYAEQERIQRQLIVQRTFLALSELGLREPISSGELATRLGVQPKYERLLTAVLDILRAAGHVEETGGAIRLVGQPAAAQPGPANAALDLLQRCLSHLSPVLRGELPATHVLFPDGAMSLVENVYRGNPIADFFNARTAEAVEKAVLARLAQLPDGGTVHLLEIGAGTGGTTAGIIDRLAPHAGRISYTYTDVSLGFRNFAERFAERASYLSWALLDIERDPAAQREVPISHYDVVIASNVLHATTDIRRTLEHVATLMTAGGVLVLNEICSASPFTTLTFGLLDGWWRFRDPEVRIPGSPGLSFDSWRQMLGQRRFQSARSVAGEGADRLGQQVITSVCTASKTSPKPTATATATPVRAPAPGGTAETRETPEVEEALSAALAATLRIDRERISPQHTLYELGVDSLVALDLRNALEVRFSVKIPMDVPLEELTIQQAAGRLTELISLGVPAETAAADEGEDGYV from the coding sequence GTGACGCGACCCCGAGGCACGGATGGCGCCATCGCCATCGTGGGCCTCGCCTGCCGGTTCCCGTCGGCCCCGGACCAACATGCGTTCTGGGCCAACCTCTTGAACGAGACGGACCTCATCAGGCTCACGCCCGCGGAGCGCTGGTACTGGAGCACTGTCCGCAGCATCGAGTCCGAGAACGGTTCGCAGCCCGGCTCGTATCTGGACGACGTGGACCGGTTCGACGCGCCCTTCTTCCACATCACCGGCCGCGAAGCCGGCTGGATGGATCCGCACCACCGGATCATGCTGGAGCTGGCCTGGGCGTGCCTGGAGGATGCCGCCCACACACCGTCCAGCCTGCGCGGGAAGGCGGTGGGTGTCTACGTCGGTGCCTCCAGCCAGGACTGGAGGCCGCTGCTGGAGGCCTCCAGCAGCCCGGCCGAGGGCTACACGGCGCTGGGCGCCGCCGCCTCGTTCGTCACCAGCCGCATCTCCTACTTCTTCAACTTCAAGGGGCCGAGCCTCGCCATCGACACCGCGTGCTCCAGCTCCCTGGTGGCGCTCCACAGAGCGGTGCGGGACATCCGCCTGGGTGAGTGCGAGCAGGCGCTCGTGGGCGGGGTCAACCTCAACCTCATCCCCGCGCCGGGGATCTGCTTCTCGCGGGCCGGCATGCTGTCGCCTCGGGGGCGGTGCCGGACCTTCGATGAAGGCGCCGACGGATACGTGCGCGGTGAGGGCGCTGCGATGCTCCTGCTCAAGCCGCTGGCGCAGGCGCGAGCAGACGGGGATCGCATCTACGGGACCGTGTACGGATCCGCGATGAACCACGGAGGGGCCGCCCCCACGGTGACTTCTCCCAATCCCTATTCGCAGTCTTCCGTCATCGCAGAGGCCTTCCGGGACGCCGGCATCCCACCAGACCGGGTGTCCTATGTGGAGACCCACGGCACAGGTACGCCGCTTGGGGACCCGATCGAGATCGCGGGCCTGAAAAGGGCGCTCTCCGCTCTGGCGCGTGAGCACGGTGTAGAGCTCGCGCCTGGCTCCGTAGGCCTTGGAGCGGTCAAGACGCACCTCGGCCACCTGGAGGCCGCGGCGGGTATCGCAGGCGTGGTGAAGGTCCTGCTCTGCCTGGGCCATGGCAAGAGGGTGGGGCTGCAGGGGTTCGAGAAGCCGAACTCGCGCCTGCGGCTCGATGGCTCGCCGCTCTTCTTGATCGGCAAGCCCGTGCAGTGGCCCGCTGGAGACCGAGTGGCCGGCGTGAGTTCTTTCGGGTTCGGAGGCGTGAACGCCCACGTGGTGTTGGGAGATCCTCCTGCCGAGGCCAGCGGCCCGCAGGCCACGCCTGGCACTGGCCACCGTGCGCACTGTCTCGTGCTGTCGGCGGCAAACGATGTGACCCTCCGCGCGCGGTGCCGCGACCTCCTGTCCCTGCTCGAGGGCCGCGCACCACGCCCGATCGGCCTCTCTCCCCACGATGAGGGCGGCCTTCTGTCGCTGATCTACACCCTGCAGGTGGGCCGTGAGCCGCTCCCCGCACGTCTCGCCAGCCCCGTCCAGAGCATCGCGGATGTCATTGACGTGCTCTCGGGCTGGTTGGCCGGCAAACCGGGGCCGCTCGCCGTGCACGGAAACGCGGGTGCGCCACCGGCCTCTCCAGAGTCCCCTCCACGCCTCGAGGACGCTCCCGAGGTGTGGTGCCGGCGTTGGGTCCAGGGCACCGAGGTTGACTGGGCTCTGCTGTATCCCTATGGGCGCCCGCTGAGGATGGGCCTTCCGTCCTACCCCTTCGAGGACCACCGCTACTGGGCGTTCGAGCAGCCGCGCTCGTGGAAGAACCCCGTCGAGACCTTGGCTGAGCGCCCCACCGAGACCGCCGCCCTCACAGCCCTGTACGCTGAGCAGGAGCGGATCCAACGTCAGCTGATCGTCCAGCGGACCTTCCTGGCATTGTCGGAGCTCGGCCTCAGAGAGCCCATCTCCTCGGGCGAGCTGGCCACACGGCTCGGCGTGCAGCCGAAGTATGAGCGCCTCCTCACGGCGGTGCTGGACATTCTGCGCGCCGCAGGTCACGTCGAGGAGACGGGCGGCGCCATCCGGCTGGTGGGGCAGCCCGCAGCTGCGCAGCCAGGTCCGGCCAATGCAGCGCTCGACCTGCTGCAACGGTGCCTCAGCCACCTGAGCCCGGTCCTGCGGGGCGAGCTCCCCGCCACGCATGTCCTGTTCCCCGATGGCGCGATGAGCCTCGTCGAGAACGTCTATCGCGGCAACCCCATCGCGGACTTCTTCAACGCACGCACTGCGGAGGCTGTCGAGAAAGCCGTGCTTGCCAGGCTCGCTCAGCTCCCGGACGGCGGGACCGTCCACCTGCTCGAGATCGGAGCGGGCACGGGCGGAACGACCGCGGGCATCATCGATCGCCTCGCGCCGCACGCGGGCCGCATCTCCTATACCTACACGGACGTGTCCCTCGGGTTCCGGAACTTCGCCGAGCGCTTCGCCGAACGCGCATCCTATCTGTCCTGGGCCTTGCTGGACATCGAGCGCGATCCGGCCGCCCAGCGTGAGGTCCCGATCAGCCACTACGACGTGGTCATTGCCTCCAACGTGCTTCACGCCACCACGGACATCCGCCGGACCCTCGAGCACGTGGCAACGCTGATGACGGCGGGCGGCGTGCTGGTGCTGAACGAGATCTGCTCGGCGTCGCCCTTCACCACGTTGACCTTCGGCCTCCTCGACGGCTGGTGGCGCTTCCGTGATCCGGAGGTCCGCATCCCGGGTTCACCGGGGCTCTCCTTCGACTCCTGGCGCCAGATGCTCGGCCAGCGCAGGTTCCAGTCGGCGCGCTCGGTCGCGGGAGAAGGAGCCGACCGGCTCGGGCAGCAGGTCATCACCAGCGTGTGTACGGCTTCCAAGACGAGCCCGAAGCCCACCGCCACAGCCACGGCAACCCCCGTGCGTGCACCTGCCCCCGGCGGAACCGCGGAGACCCGGGAGACCCCGGAGGTGGAAGAGGCGCTGAGCGCGGCCCTGGCGGCGACACTGCGGATCGACCGGGAGCGCATCTCGCCACAGCACACTTTGTACGAGCTGGGTGTCGACTCACTCGTGGCGCTCGATCTGCGAAACGCGCTGGAGGTTCGCTTCAGCGTGAAGATCCCCATGGACGTTCCCCTGGAGGAGCTGACGATCCAGCAGGCTGCCGGGCGGCTGACGGAGCTCATCTCCCTCGGAGTGCCCGCAGAGACAGCCGCTGCTGACGAGGGGGAGGACGGGTATGTCTGA
- a CDS encoding calcium-binding protein, which produces MNTIKKGSPAHPAKLPSPSKPTPAKPHQAPKGAPPPAPPAKARTPVQGDRFEAPGPQVRADKKGKTIVDLGSGNNHATVRQQKDGGLTITSDGKTVKLTAQQAQNMVINGGAGNDTIVADKSVKKGLRINGGSGNDTIVGGKGNDRLSGGKGHDVLKGGLGKDTLSGGSGKDRLSGGSGNDKLVGGQGKDTLSGGSGRDVLNGGQGNDRLSGGSGNDTLIGGKGHDRLSGDSGHDVLRGDRGNDRLSGGSGNDTLIGGQGNSLLSGGSGNDTLIGGQGTNRLFGDSGDDVLIGGQGNNTLSGGDGNDVLLGGQGNNLLSGGSGNDTLIGGQGTNRLFGDSGDDVLIGGQGNNTLSGGDGNDVLLGGQGNNLLSGDSGDDVLLGGQGHDTLSGGDGNDVLLGGQGDDTLSGGSGDDVLLGGRGNDTLSGGDGNDVLLGGRGNDTLSGDSGHDVLVGGRGNDTLSGGDGNDVLLGGRGNDRLSGGSGHDVLAGGRGNDALSGGDGNDVLLGGRGNDTLSGGNGHDVLVGGRGNARRA; this is translated from the coding sequence ATGAACACGATCAAGAAGGGGAGCCCGGCGCACCCAGCGAAGCTGCCGAGCCCTAGCAAGCCAACACCTGCCAAGCCGCATCAGGCGCCCAAGGGCGCGCCGCCCCCTGCTCCACCGGCCAAGGCCCGGACTCCTGTCCAGGGTGACAGATTCGAGGCCCCAGGGCCTCAAGTGCGCGCCGACAAGAAAGGGAAGACGATCGTGGATCTCGGCTCTGGCAACAACCACGCGACCGTTCGCCAGCAGAAGGACGGCGGGTTGACGATCACCTCGGACGGCAAGACGGTGAAGCTCACCGCGCAGCAAGCTCAGAACATGGTCATCAATGGAGGCGCTGGCAACGACACCATCGTCGCGGACAAGAGCGTCAAGAAGGGGCTGCGCATCAATGGCGGCAGCGGCAATGACACGATTGTCGGTGGCAAGGGCAACGACCGGCTTTCGGGGGGCAAGGGCCATGACGTCCTGAAAGGCGGTCTGGGCAAAGACACGCTCTCCGGCGGCAGCGGCAAAGACAGGCTCTCCGGCGGCAGCGGCAATGACAAGCTCGTGGGCGGACAGGGCAAAGACACGCTCTCCGGCGGCAGCGGCCGTGACGTCCTGAACGGTGGCCAAGGCAACGATCGGCTCTCCGGCGGCAGTGGCAACGACACGCTCATCGGAGGGAAGGGCCACGATCGGCTCTCTGGCGACAGCGGACATGACGTCCTGAGAGGCGACCGGGGCAACGACAGGCTCTCCGGCGGCAGTGGCAACGACACGCTCATCGGGGGCCAGGGTAACAGTCTGCTCTCCGGCGGCAGCGGCAACGACACACTCATCGGGGGGCAGGGCACCAATCGGCTCTTCGGCGACAGCGGCGACGACGTGCTCATCGGCGGCCAAGGCAACAACACGCTCTCTGGTGGCGACGGCAACGACGTGCTCCTTGGGGGCCAGGGTAACAATCTGCTCTCCGGCGGCAGTGGCAACGACACGCTCATCGGGGGGCAGGGCACCAATCGGCTCTTCGGCGACAGCGGCGACGACGTGCTCATCGGCGGTCAGGGCAACAACACGCTCTCTGGTGGCGACGGCAACGACGTGCTCCTTGGAGGCCAGGGTAACAATCTGCTCTCCGGCGACAGCGGCGACGACGTGCTCCTCGGCGGCCAAGGCCACGACACACTCTCCGGCGGCGATGGCAACGACGTGCTCCTCGGCGGCCAAGGCGACGACACGCTCTCTGGCGGCAGTGGCGACGACGTGCTCCTCGGCGGCCGGGGCAACGACACGCTCTCCGGCGGCGATGGCAACGACGTGCTCCTCGGCGGCCGGGGCAACGACACGCTCTCCGGCGACAGCGGACATGACGTACTCGTGGGTGGCCGAGGCAACGACACACTCTCCGGCGGCGATGGCAACGACGTGCTCCTGGGCGGTCGAGGCAACGACCGGCTCTCCGGCGGCAGCGGACATGACGTCCTCGCAGGCGGCCGAGGCAACGACGCACTCTCTGGCGGCGATGGCAACGACGTGCTCCTGGGCGGCCGAGGCAACGACACGCTCTCCGGCGGCAACGGCCATGACGTGCTTGTGGGTGGCCGAGGCAACGCCCGGCGCGCATAG
- a CDS encoding alpha/beta hydrolase has translation MQSPSPGETPQRSQADRPPRLPPGIGLFRRALRVTERLSPSLAAEFARFLFFKPMSSRVRAEEQAVLTAGQRFHIPVEGGRVAAWSWGQGPAVLLCHGWGGHSGQMVALVQPLVSSGHRVIAVDMPGHGQSQGQLSSVLHFAWAIRAAADTCGGFAGVAAHSLGAASTVIACAEGLRVPRLVFFAPPLDFQGFWTRFCEMLDVSPALWARMRELSERRTGISFDQLLPKTHAARMEADLLIFHDESDREIPLAQGEALAQLWRGAGFVRTQGLGHLRLLKDPGVVQRAADFLAGAAARPGGETAA, from the coding sequence ATGCAAAGTCCCAGCCCCGGCGAGACGCCTCAGCGCTCACAGGCAGACCGTCCCCCCCGCCTCCCACCGGGCATCGGCTTGTTCCGGCGCGCGTTGCGAGTGACGGAGCGGCTGTCACCTTCGCTTGCGGCAGAGTTCGCCCGGTTTCTGTTCTTCAAGCCCATGTCCTCGAGAGTCCGTGCCGAGGAACAGGCCGTGCTCACGGCCGGGCAGCGGTTCCATATCCCTGTCGAAGGAGGACGGGTGGCTGCCTGGAGCTGGGGGCAAGGCCCCGCAGTCCTGCTGTGCCATGGATGGGGCGGACACTCCGGCCAGATGGTGGCGCTCGTGCAGCCGCTCGTCTCCAGCGGTCACCGGGTGATCGCGGTGGACATGCCTGGACATGGCCAGTCCCAGGGCCAGCTCTCCAGCGTGCTCCACTTCGCGTGGGCCATCCGCGCGGCCGCGGACACGTGCGGCGGGTTTGCGGGCGTGGCTGCGCACTCTCTGGGCGCGGCCAGCACCGTCATCGCGTGCGCAGAGGGGCTCCGAGTACCGCGTCTCGTCTTCTTCGCACCGCCGCTGGACTTTCAGGGCTTCTGGACCCGGTTTTGCGAGATGCTGGATGTAAGCCCAGCACTGTGGGCACGTATGCGCGAACTCTCCGAGCGGCGCACAGGCATCTCCTTCGATCAGCTCCTCCCGAAGACCCACGCCGCCAGGATGGAGGCGGATCTCCTCATCTTCCATGACGAGAGTGACCGGGAGATTCCGCTCGCCCAGGGAGAGGCGCTCGCACAGCTGTGGCGCGGTGCGGGGTTCGTGCGGACCCAAGGGCTGGGGCACCTGCGTCTCCTGAAGGATCCCGGCGTGGTGCAGCGCGCGGCGGACTTCCTGGCGGGAGCCGCTGCTCGCCCTGGAGGCGAGACGGCCGCGTGA
- a CDS encoding cytochrome P450: MTQQSATASLPLRPNQRLGHIPGVSGVPFLGDTLEFLKDPVHYKLRMHERFGPVFRTSILGDRSLILVGPELAEEVLLDKERNFSSQYGWHRLIGDTFKNGLMLRDFDDHHTHRRIMNAAFKPEPMRAYVEALNRHIEQGIASWHRQPDFRFYPAVKALTLTSSAKTFLGLDLASEMDTLNKAFMAMLDGATALLRYPVPGTRTWYAQRGRRTLEDFFRSLIPQRRQGNGTDLFSQCCRATSEEGEVFSDTDLVDHMIFLLMASHDTTTSVLSNVAFGLANHPEWQERIRAQVMALGNELSYDELGSLSDADLVMKEVLRLYPPVIGLPRRVIRECTLVGLQIPANTNIWVSVDANHRLPKWWKDPETFDPGRFSTERAEHQQHRFLWMPFGGGAHRCIGMKFAELNVKAYLFQLLRRYRLKLRDGYVPLVDKFPFPKPAEGLPMKLELLEGEPRRAASA; the protein is encoded by the coding sequence ATGACACAACAGTCCGCCACCGCCAGCCTCCCGTTGCGGCCCAATCAGCGCCTGGGGCACATCCCCGGCGTGTCGGGTGTGCCCTTCCTGGGGGACACCCTCGAGTTCTTGAAGGACCCCGTCCACTACAAGCTGCGCATGCATGAGCGCTTCGGGCCCGTGTTCCGGACCAGCATCCTCGGCGACCGCAGCCTCATCCTCGTCGGCCCCGAGCTGGCCGAGGAGGTCCTCCTGGACAAGGAGCGCAACTTCTCCAGCCAGTACGGCTGGCACCGGCTGATCGGCGACACCTTCAAGAACGGATTGATGCTGCGGGACTTCGACGACCACCACACCCACCGCCGCATCATGAACGCCGCTTTCAAACCAGAGCCCATGCGCGCCTACGTCGAGGCGCTCAACCGTCATATCGAGCAGGGCATCGCCAGCTGGCACCGCCAGCCGGACTTCCGGTTCTACCCAGCCGTCAAGGCGCTCACCCTCACCTCGTCCGCGAAGACCTTCCTGGGGTTGGACCTGGCCTCGGAGATGGACACCCTCAACAAGGCCTTCATGGCGATGCTCGACGGCGCGACGGCGCTGCTGCGCTACCCGGTGCCGGGCACCCGGACGTGGTACGCCCAGCGGGGCCGCCGCACGCTGGAGGACTTCTTCCGCTCGCTCATCCCCCAGCGCCGCCAGGGCAACGGGACCGACCTGTTCTCGCAGTGCTGCCGCGCCACCAGCGAAGAGGGCGAGGTCTTCAGCGATACCGACCTCGTCGACCACATGATCTTCCTCTTGATGGCGTCGCACGACACCACCACCAGCGTCCTCTCCAACGTGGCCTTCGGTCTCGCCAATCACCCGGAGTGGCAGGAGCGGATCCGCGCCCAGGTGATGGCCCTGGGCAATGAGCTCTCCTACGACGAGCTGGGGAGCCTGTCCGATGCGGATCTGGTGATGAAGGAGGTGCTGCGGCTGTATCCCCCGGTGATCGGGCTCCCGCGCCGTGTCATCCGGGAGTGCACGCTCGTGGGCCTCCAGATCCCCGCCAACACCAACATCTGGGTCAGCGTCGACGCGAACCACCGGCTCCCGAAATGGTGGAAGGATCCCGAGACCTTCGATCCAGGGCGCTTCTCGACTGAGCGTGCGGAGCATCAGCAGCACCGGTTCCTGTGGATGCCCTTCGGGGGCGGTGCCCACCGGTGCATCGGCATGAAGTTCGCCGAGCTCAACGTGAAGGCGTACCTCTTCCAGCTGCTGCGCCGGTACCGGCTGAAGCTGAGGGATGGCTACGTGCCGCTGGTGGACAAGTTCCCGTTCCCGAAGCCAGCCGAAGGGCTCCCGATGAAGCTCGAGCTCCTGGAGGGTGAGCCCCGCAGGGCCGCTTCCGCCTAG
- a CDS encoding non-ribosomal peptide synthetase has translation MSEFEGSLGQLINSGVELWVDGGRLGFKKVSGKLSDGERSFLSTNKARILELLGDRHAAWLSGVQKRIWFISQYAPESTAYTIPFLFDVPAGTDPHRLQQAFEALASRHLALRASFPSLEGIPIQMFEARINIPVETVLLPHEPRAREDMVRTHLVRPFRMDKAPLFKVFLFRAPDGSQQLGLSLHHLIGDGWSIRQMMRDLGLLYAGEELPGTAPSIVSFLRAERLRNPETLAEELRYWRQRLANPPVLSLPYDQERPRHLTYDGGQVRADLDEAISEGLRRFARENSTSVFTVLLAAFGVFLHQHSRQRDLMAGIPYAARETREAQDIVGCLMTTLVLRLETDPGMSFVQLISQVGRTLREALGHASLSFDRIVESLALERDTSRNPVFQVLFGQIPAADVEERGLPLRQRYLDAKKCQFDLEYYYSGGDGQGAITSFFVYNTRLFEEETVRLFSERWLQLVPWLIAHPSLPLRDAPRLAPSTVQRIRNEWNATAQQWDEAGGADALIARQAQRSPDKIAVVSGPHSRTYGELLRNAGSFAARLCEAGVRPGSLVGIKMERSVGMVEAILGSLLAGAGFVPLDPAFPSNRLGYMIEASGTRHVVTDTGEVEVPGGAVRVVYDGIPQTEPFPPHPNRGEDVAYVMFTSGSTGQPKGVAVRHHNLVNLLRAMARAPGMQHSDRLLAVTSLSFDISLLELLLPLTVGATVRVATREEQSDAQALLSYLEADGITVMQGTPSTWRMLLQYGWTGSPGLKVLCGGEALSDELARVLMPKSAALWNLYGPTETTIWSSRRYFGNGQQRVTLGQPIENTRLYVLDEDQRPVPLGVEGELYIAGDGVAQGYIGREDLTAQRFPTLGIDELGVTQERCYRTGDRVRQRHDGELLFLGRQDHQVKVRGHRIEPGEVEARLAEVPGIAEAVVAVQGEAERSRLVAFLVSSGEPVPTGTVLAHLRKHLPSYMIPHIEHLERMPMTLNGKVDRTALAQRSSAGTAPTGPQEALSTGDEIRVAAWFSEVLEVPATHRQAEFFELGGQSLLATRVLYRINQHYNIDMRLPEFFQGSTVAVLAARIKELVDERQQKITAEVEGMSEDQVTQELKRLGLL, from the coding sequence ATGTCTGAGTTCGAGGGTTCGCTCGGTCAGTTGATCAACTCTGGCGTCGAGCTGTGGGTAGACGGTGGCCGTCTCGGCTTCAAGAAGGTGTCGGGGAAGCTCTCGGACGGCGAGCGGTCCTTCCTCTCCACGAACAAGGCGCGGATCCTCGAGCTGCTGGGCGATCGGCACGCCGCGTGGCTCAGCGGCGTGCAGAAGCGCATCTGGTTCATCTCGCAGTACGCCCCCGAGTCCACGGCTTACACCATTCCCTTTCTCTTCGACGTACCCGCCGGCACTGATCCGCACCGGCTGCAGCAAGCCTTCGAGGCGCTGGCTTCCCGGCATCTGGCGCTGCGCGCCAGCTTCCCCAGTCTGGAGGGCATCCCCATCCAGATGTTCGAGGCGCGGATCAACATCCCGGTCGAGACGGTCCTCCTGCCGCACGAGCCGCGTGCACGCGAGGACATGGTTCGCACGCACCTGGTCCGGCCGTTCCGCATGGACAAGGCTCCCTTGTTCAAGGTCTTCCTGTTCCGCGCGCCCGACGGCAGCCAGCAACTCGGCCTGTCACTCCATCACCTGATCGGAGACGGGTGGTCGATCCGGCAGATGATGCGCGACCTCGGGCTGCTCTACGCCGGGGAGGAGCTGCCTGGAACCGCACCGTCCATCGTGTCCTTCCTCCGCGCGGAGCGTCTGAGGAACCCCGAGACGCTGGCCGAGGAGCTGCGCTACTGGCGCCAGCGGCTGGCCAACCCGCCGGTCCTCTCGCTGCCCTACGATCAGGAGCGGCCACGCCACCTCACCTACGACGGGGGCCAGGTCCGCGCGGACCTCGACGAGGCGATATCGGAGGGCCTGAGGCGCTTCGCCCGGGAAAACAGCACCTCCGTGTTCACGGTCCTGCTCGCGGCCTTCGGGGTGTTCCTGCATCAGCACTCGCGGCAGCGGGACCTCATGGCTGGCATCCCTTATGCCGCTCGTGAGACGCGGGAAGCGCAGGACATCGTCGGATGCTTGATGACGACCCTCGTGCTGCGGCTCGAGACGGATCCGGGAATGAGCTTCGTCCAGCTCATCAGCCAAGTGGGCCGGACGCTGCGCGAGGCGCTCGGACATGCCTCCCTGTCCTTCGATCGCATCGTGGAGTCCCTGGCGCTGGAGCGCGACACCAGCCGGAACCCGGTGTTCCAGGTCCTGTTCGGACAGATCCCCGCCGCTGACGTGGAGGAGCGCGGCCTGCCGTTGCGGCAGCGCTACCTCGATGCGAAGAAGTGCCAGTTCGACCTGGAGTATTACTACTCCGGCGGCGACGGCCAGGGCGCGATCACCAGCTTCTTCGTCTACAACACCCGCCTCTTCGAGGAGGAGACCGTCCGCCTCTTCTCGGAGCGGTGGCTGCAGCTCGTGCCCTGGCTCATTGCACACCCCAGCCTTCCTCTCCGGGACGCCCCCCGGCTGGCCCCCTCCACCGTCCAACGTATCCGCAATGAGTGGAACGCCACCGCCCAGCAGTGGGACGAGGCCGGCGGCGCGGACGCGCTGATCGCGCGGCAGGCGCAGCGCTCGCCGGACAAGATCGCGGTGGTGTCCGGACCCCACTCCCGGACCTACGGCGAGCTCCTGCGGAATGCCGGGAGCTTCGCGGCCCGTCTTTGCGAGGCAGGTGTCCGGCCGGGCTCCCTCGTGGGCATCAAGATGGAGCGCAGCGTGGGCATGGTGGAGGCGATCCTCGGGAGCCTCCTGGCGGGCGCGGGCTTCGTCCCGCTGGACCCGGCCTTCCCCAGCAACCGGCTCGGCTACATGATCGAGGCCTCCGGCACCCGCCACGTGGTGACGGACACCGGTGAGGTGGAGGTGCCTGGCGGGGCGGTGCGCGTCGTCTACGATGGCATCCCCCAGACCGAGCCTTTCCCTCCCCACCCCAACCGCGGCGAGGACGTGGCGTATGTGATGTTCACCTCGGGGTCTACCGGTCAGCCGAAGGGGGTGGCCGTGCGCCACCACAACCTGGTCAACCTGCTGCGGGCCATGGCCCGCGCCCCAGGGATGCAGCATAGTGACAGGCTGCTCGCCGTCACCTCGCTGAGCTTCGACATCTCGCTCCTGGAGCTGTTGCTGCCCCTGACCGTGGGCGCCACGGTACGGGTGGCCACCCGTGAGGAGCAGAGCGATGCACAAGCACTCCTGAGCTACCTCGAGGCGGACGGCATCACGGTGATGCAAGGCACCCCCTCCACCTGGCGCATGCTGCTCCAGTATGGATGGACAGGCAGCCCCGGGCTGAAGGTGCTGTGTGGCGGCGAGGCGCTCAGCGACGAGCTCGCCCGGGTGCTCATGCCAAAGTCCGCGGCGCTGTGGAACCTGTACGGGCCTACCGAGACCACCATCTGGTCCAGCAGAAGGTACTTCGGCAACGGCCAGCAGCGCGTGACGCTCGGCCAGCCCATCGAGAACACACGGCTGTACGTGCTGGACGAGGACCAGCGCCCCGTTCCGCTCGGCGTGGAGGGAGAGCTCTACATCGCGGGGGATGGCGTCGCGCAAGGCTACATCGGCCGCGAGGATCTCACGGCGCAGCGCTTCCCGACGCTGGGCATCGATGAGCTCGGAGTCACTCAGGAGCGGTGCTATCGAACGGGAGATCGGGTCCGGCAACGGCACGACGGTGAGCTGCTGTTCCTCGGGCGCCAGGACCATCAGGTCAAGGTGCGCGGACACCGCATCGAGCCCGGCGAGGTGGAAGCAAGGCTGGCCGAGGTGCCTGGCATCGCCGAGGCCGTGGTGGCCGTGCAGGGTGAAGCCGAGCGCAGCCGCCTCGTGGCCTTCCTCGTCTCCAGTGGCGAGCCGGTTCCCACGGGCACGGTCCTCGCCCACCTGCGCAAGCACCTGCCTTCCTACATGATCCCGCACATCGAGCACCTGGAGCGGATGCCCATGACCTTGAACGGCAAAGTGGATCGAACCGCGCTGGCGCAGAGGAGCTCCGCAGGCACCGCTCCCACGGGGCCTCAGGAGGCGCTGAGCACCGGCGACGAGATTCGCGTCGCGGCATGGTTCAGTGAGGTGCTGGAAGTGCCGGCCACCCACCGGCAGGCGGAGTTCTTCGAGCTGGGCGGCCAGAGCCTCTTGGCGACCCGTGTCCTGTACCGCATCAACCAGCACTACAACATCGACATGCGGCTCCCCGAGTTCTTTCAGGGATCGACGGTGGCGGTGCTGGCGGCGCGCATCAAGGAGCTCGTGGATGAGCGCCAGCAGAAGATCACCGCCGAGGTCGAGGGGATGAGCGAGGATCAGGTCACCCAGGAGCTGAAGCGGCTCGGGCTTCTGTAG